In Acidobacteriota bacterium, the DNA window GTCCACACACGAATCAAGTTTCAGCGACCGCGCTAAAGGCCTCATCGCTCTCGGCGGTATGAGGCTGCTCGCTATTCTTGGCGGGAGCCGAGGATGACTTCGGCGATGCGCTTTTCAATCAGCCGGGAGGGGGTGAAGTCGAGCAGCTTCATGTGTTCGGCGTCGCCCTCGGCCAGGGCGGCGGAAGGGATGAGGCCCACCAGTTCGCTGCTCTCGGCCTCCGTGCCCATCTCGGCGGCCAGCCGTTGGACTTGGTCGAAGGCCGCACGCGGGGTGGTTTGGGCGAAATCGTAGAGGTTCATGGAGACCTGCACCCGCTTGCGGGCGGCGATGTGCAGTCCCAACGCCTGCACTCCGGGCGGTCCGCCGTCGCGGGTGCGGATACGGGCGGCGATGGCCCGTGCGACATCCATGGAGGCGTCTTTCAGGTAGACGTTGAAAGCGATAAGCAGCGCGCGCGCCCCGATGCAGACGGCTCCGCCGGAAGGGTGGATTCGATCGGGCCCGAAATCGGGCCGGCGTCCGGGACGGCTGGAGATCTCTTCCCGCAGCGACTCGAATCCGCCCTGACGGATGGGGGCCAGAAAGCGGCGGTCGGGACGCTGAGCGGCCGCTCCGTAGAGGTAGACGGGCAGTTTGTAGGCTTCGGCCGTCCGTTGGGCCAGTTGGCGGGCCTGGGTCACGCATTGATCGAGCAGCACGCCGCGCAGGGGGACCAGTGGGATGACGTCGGCAGCTCCGATTCTGGGGTGGACGCCCTTGTGCTGGCGCAGGTCGATTCGCTTGAGGGCTTCGCCGATGAGTCCCAAAGCGGCCTCCGTCACGACCTCAGGAAGGGCGGCCAGCGTAATCACCGAACGGTTGTGGTCTGCGTCCGAGGAGATGTCGAGCAGCCAACTGGCCTCCTCGATCTCGGCGGCGGCGGCCACGGCCCGCACCAGCTCGGCGTTCCGCCCCTCGCTGACGTTGGCCACGCACTCTACCAGCCTCATGGGCAGGCCCCGCGGCCAAGAATCAGTTGTCATGGGCCGGCTCCGGCTCCCGTTCGAAGCGCAAGTCTGTGATTTGGAATCCTTTAATGCCCAGCACCCGCACCTTGAAACGTCCGCCGACTACGACTTCGTCGCCGACTTCCGCGGTGCGTCCCAGCAGCATCAGCACGTGGCCGGCGACGGTGTCGTTTTCGTCGTCGGCCAAGTCCAGGCCCAGCTCCTCTTCCAGCTCTGAGAGCAGGGTTCGTCCGTGCACCAGATAGACGTCGCGGTCGATGGGTCGGATGTCGGGGGCGGGAGCGGCGGGATCGAACTCGTCCTGTATTTCGCCCACCAGTTCTTCCAGGATGTCCTCCAAAGTGACGATGCCGACGGTGGATCCGTACTCGTCGACCGCCACCGCCAGGTGGGTGCGGGTGCGGCGGAACTCGGGCAGCAGCGACTTGATGGGCTTGCTGTCGGGCACGAAGTGGACGGGCCTGCGGGCCATCGAGAGTTCGAAGTCTTCCCCCAGTTCGCGCATCATCCAGAACATGTCCTTGGTGTGGATCACGCCTTTGACGCTCTCCAGGGAGCCGTCGCAGAGCAGGTAGCGGGTGTGTTTGCGGTCGCGGGCCAGGGCCAGGTTTTCGTCCAGCGACTTTTGGGCGTCGAGAAAGACCACCTCGGGTGAAGGCACCATGACCTGCCGCACCGAGCGGTCGGAGAAAGAAAGAACCCGCTCCAGCAGTTTGCGCTCGTCGCCCTCCAGGATGCCCTCCTTGTGGGAATGGGCCAGGATCATCTTCAGCTCTTCTTCAGAATGGGCTTCTTCTTGCTCTCCTGCCGGAGTGACGCCGATGGAGCGCAGCAGCACGTTGGCCGTGCCGTTGAGGCTCCAGATGAAGGGATAGGTGAGCTTGTAGAAGAAATGCATCAGCCCCGAACCCCACAGCAGGACGGGTTCGGCCCGCTGGATGGCCAGCGACTTGGGGGCAAGTTCACCCAGGACGATATGGAGAAAGGTGATGAGCATGAAGGCCCCCACGGCTGCCACCGAGTGAGAAAAGGCCGCTCCCCACGGTCCCAGGGCCTGTACGACGGGTTCGAAAAGACGGGCGAAGGCGGGCTCGCCGATCCATCCCAATCCCAGGCTGGCCAGGGTGATGCCCAGTTGGGTGGCGGAAAGATACTCGTCCATGTTGTCGATCATTCGCCGAGCGCTGGCGGCTCTTCTGCGTCCCTGATGGATCATTTCCTGAATCCGCGTCCGGCGCACCTTGACGATGGCGAACTCGGAAGCCACGAAGTATCCATTGAGGAAGACCAGAAAGAGGGCGATGGCGATCAGCAGCCATTGGTCCACTTCATCCATGATTCCCTCATCTTATAGCATGAAGGGACCGGCAAACGGTCCCCCGCTATAATGGGGGCATGCTTGGACACGGCGCCGGAAAGGCGCGCCGCGGTACAGCCCGGCGGACTCTGGGGACGGTTGCTTTGGCGGCCTGGGCGGCGCTGCATCTGGCACCGTCACTTCCAACGGGATGCAGCCAGCCGTCCGCACAGCCGGCGGGTTCAGCGGCCGCCTTCGATCATGCCCATCCGGTCTGGCAGCAGGTGCTGCAAGAACACGTTTCTCCCCAGGGGCGCAGCACCGTCTTCGACTACCGGGCCCTGAGCAGCCGCCGCTCCCGCTTCGACGCTTACCTCGAGCAGCTCTCCTCCGTCACCCGCCACAAGTTCCAGAGCTGGAGCGAAGCCCGGCAATTGGCTTTTCTCATCAACGCCTACAACGCTTTCACGGTGGAATGGATTGTGCGTCATTGGCCGGTGGGGTCGATCCGCGATACGGCGGACAACCCCTGGGCGGTGGAGTTCATCCACCTGCTGGGGGATCGGTGCTCGCTGGATCAGATCGAGCACCAGATGATCCGTCCCGTCTATGAGGAGCCGCTCGTTCATTTCGCCGTCAACTGCGCTTCGGTCGGCTGTCCGGCGCTGAGGAAGGAAGCATACACGGCCGAGAGGCTGGACGGGCAGCTTGAGGATGCGGCCCGCTCCTTCCTGCGCGACCGGCAGCAAAACCGAATCGAGGGGGACGTCCTCTACCTGTCGTCTCTTTTCAAGTGGTACTCTGAGGACTTCGAGAAACGCTACGGAGGCGTGCTGCCTTTCGTGGCCGAACGCATCACGGACGAGGCCGAGGCGGCCCGGCGCATCCGCCAGGGACAGTTGGAAGTGCGCTACGTCGACTACGACTGGTCTCTCAACGCTCCTGCCCAGGCCTCCTCCTCCAGCCCGGAGAGGCGCCCATGAGCG includes these proteins:
- the ftcD gene encoding glutamate formimidoyltransferase; its protein translation is MRLVECVANVSEGRNAELVRAVAAAAEIEEASWLLDISSDADHNRSVITLAALPEVVTEAALGLIGEALKRIDLRQHKGVHPRIGAADVIPLVPLRGVLLDQCVTQARQLAQRTAEAYKLPVYLYGAAAQRPDRRFLAPIRQGGFESLREEISSRPGRRPDFGPDRIHPSGGAVCIGARALLIAFNVYLKDASMDVARAIAARIRTRDGGPPGVQALGLHIAARKRVQVSMNLYDFAQTTPRAAFDQVQRLAAEMGTEAESSELVGLIPSAALAEGDAEHMKLLDFTPSRLIEKRIAEVILGSRQE
- a CDS encoding hemolysin family protein — its product is MDEVDQWLLIAIALFLVFLNGYFVASEFAIVKVRRTRIQEMIHQGRRRAASARRMIDNMDEYLSATQLGITLASLGLGWIGEPAFARLFEPVVQALGPWGAAFSHSVAAVGAFMLITFLHIVLGELAPKSLAIQRAEPVLLWGSGLMHFFYKLTYPFIWSLNGTANVLLRSIGVTPAGEQEEAHSEEELKMILAHSHKEGILEGDERKLLERVLSFSDRSVRQVMVPSPEVVFLDAQKSLDENLALARDRKHTRYLLCDGSLESVKGVIHTKDMFWMMRELGEDFELSMARRPVHFVPDSKPIKSLLPEFRRTRTHLAVAVDEYGSTVGIVTLEDILEELVGEIQDEFDPAAPAPDIRPIDRDVYLVHGRTLLSELEEELGLDLADDENDTVAGHVLMLLGRTAEVGDEVVVGGRFKVRVLGIKGFQITDLRFEREPEPAHDN
- a CDS encoding DUF547 domain-containing protein, with protein sequence MLGHGAGKARRGTARRTLGTVALAAWAALHLAPSLPTGCSQPSAQPAGSAAAFDHAHPVWQQVLQEHVSPQGRSTVFDYRALSSRRSRFDAYLEQLSSVTRHKFQSWSEARQLAFLINAYNAFTVEWIVRHWPVGSIRDTADNPWAVEFIHLLGDRCSLDQIEHQMIRPVYEEPLVHFAVNCASVGCPALRKEAYTAERLDGQLEDAARSFLRDRQQNRIEGDVLYLSSLFKWYSEDFEKRYGGVLPFVAERITDEAEAARRIRQGQLEVRYVDYDWSLNAPAQASSSSPERRP